A window of Verrucomicrobiia bacterium genomic DNA:
AAAAGATACAAAGTCATCAGAATCATCGCCATGGTGTTACTCGTTGTGGGTGCAGTACAAATCATCCTCCAGGTTATGGAAGGGGGGAAGTCCGTCATTCAAACAATCGGCGCGGGTGGGTCGGCGATTGGCCTTGGCGGTGTTTTGTTTGGCCTGTCACTCAGGTTGGAAAACAAGGAAAGGGCTTCAGGAGATCCATCCGACACGCCCAAATGATGGGCAGGTAGCAAGGAAACAGTCACGCCCCGCTGATCGTTGCCGACCGCGCGGCCCCCTGGCCCCAAGGCCGGTTCACCCTCACCCGGATCCGCGCCGTGGGCGCCGAGCTTTGCGCGCCTTACGGGTGCGCACAACCATGGCATCCGTCCGGCACTGTGATGGCGGCACCTGATGTGAGACAATCGTCCCCACCTCCCCCAGTTGCGGAGTGGCGATCAACTCCCGGTTGGCGATACGGTGCATCAAGAGGTAGCTCAACAGCGCCAGCGCGACGCCAGCCCACCAAGGCAGCATCGCCACGATTTCCATGAGGTCCTCGGCCGGACTTTTCTTTCCGCGTCTTGACATGCTCGATGCTCCCCCTCATCCCCTTGTCCAAGAGGCCAGGAAGAAGCCGCGATGGTTACCCGCCTTGGAGTTTCGCGTATCCCCAAAATTTGGTGATCACCGATCCGCCCTGTGACACCGACGAGACCCGGAACACCTTGGTCAACGAACCCGGTTACTCCCATCCGATGCGGTGGCGCCGGGCGCAGTAGCTGAGGCCGATCCAGCGGGCCAGAAGTATGAGGCCATACAGCGTGCTGGGGCCGGCCAGAATCCAGCCCAGGAGCGGGACCCGCGACGTGAATGTCTCCACCGCGTACAGGGCACCCCAGACCAGGGCCAAACCGGCGACATCGAGTCCGTAGCCCGGAAGTGCCCGGGCCACCGCGGGCAGGACGATGTAAGGCAAGGCGGCTGCCAGCTGATCCGTGGCGGTGACGGCGATGACCGCCATTGGGAAATAGGCCGCACCCCAGACCGCGGCAACGAGTGTCGCGGGAAGATGCGGGTTGCCGTGTGTCCTTCGTCCGAAACCGGTTCAGAACATCCGCTCCTTGCGGTCCATGGGCACGGCCACCGGCCACACCCAGTCGTTGCTGGTGTCGTCGCGGACGAACCGGCCTCCGTCATCGCGGCCGTTCAGGCCCAGCGAGTACAATTGGAAAGTGGCGTCCCCGGTGCGGCGGTACTGGAAGGGCTTCCCGGTGCACGGGTCGGACGGCACCTCGGACATCAGCGTAGGCTTCAGAGCTTCCAGAGTTTCGGGATAGCCTCCGTTCGCCAGGCGGTAGCGCTCCAGGGCGCAGGCAATCTCGGCCATTCGGGAGATGGTGAGCAGGCGGTCAGCCTTTTCCATGGTCCTCTCCAGGGCGGGTGCCAGCATGAGAGTCAGCGTGGTGTAGATCGCCGGACCCTCCCGCTTCAATTGTTCCACCGGGCCTTCGCCGATCTGTGCGTCGGGCAGGTCTCCGGCAATCCACCGGGCGCAGCGCGCGGCCAGCAGTTCGTGGTAGCGAACGAGGGAAATTTGGTTTTGACGAACCCAGCCCCTGGGAAGCCGCGTGGCTGGGTGAGCCGGCCCGGGGGTTGCATCGGTGTCCGGGGAACCGGCGGTGGACGGTGCCGCACCCAACCACGATTCCATGTAGCTCAATCCAAATCGGAGTTCGCCCCGGAGCACGCGAGCCAGATTCTCCCGCGGACGTCGCGCGGCAAACAAGGCCTGAAGGCGCTGGAGCTGTTCGTCATTCCAACGATGGTCCGCCAGGCCCTCCCAGGCCATTCGTGTCCCGATGGTTTCGATGGCAATGGCCACCAGGTGGCTGATCATGAGGGGCTCGGAATCCATGAGGCGTGCCCAGCGCTCGTTGAACTCGATGTCGGCCAACGCCCTGTTGGAATCCCCGGCGCTCAGTCGTGCGGCACTTCGGAGCTGCAGGAGACCGCTGAAGGACTTTGCGCGCCCCAGAAACTTGAGGTAGGCCTCGAGATCCCCCTCGGACCCCGTTCGGAAGCGTGCCATCGGACGGTGCGAGGCGGCTTCGAGCTCCTCCAGTTCCGCCTTCCAACGATCCAGTGCGATGAGGACATCGGATGCCGGAGTGCCCGGCGTTGCGGGCAGTGGAAACTGTCCCGTTTCGCGAAGAGCCTCCTGCCACGAGGCGAGCGGCGTTCGACCATCGGTCAACTCCATATTGTCCGTGTTCAACCGGGGCAGCGTCATGGCGTCCACGCGGGCCACCCCGTTTGTGTCGCGCCAACGAATCTCCTGGCCCACCACGTCGTACTCCCGCAACGGGCGCAGGAGCGGCGTCGCGAACACATCCTGGTCCGCCGGCACGCTTGCGGTTCCGCCGAGGGGGGCATCAAGGGGATCGCCCTTGGCGGCGTACTCGCGGACCTTGGCCTGCCAGGCACGTTCGCCGCGCCAGTTCTCGAAGGCCCAGGCCAGTGCACCGAGCGTGACGACCAGGATTCCTGTGAAGAACAGGCCACGCAGCATGCGGAACCAAAGGGGCCGGAGGAGAGGTGAGTCTGGCTTCATGAGAGAATCAGCGCGTGGGATCGCGAAGAAACGCCTGGACGTCGCCCGCCCAGACGCGGCGCCGGGAGGGCGCTGCGGGGGCGGAGCGCTGCGGGCGGCCGCTGGGTTGCGGGCTCCTCCTCCAGAAGTGCGGTGATCAGCGCCTGCTGCTCGCGCCAGTCCATCCACGCCGGTGCGTGCGACCGGATGTCCCGTTTCGCCAGGGAGGTTCCCCGCCGGGCGGTTCGCTCGGCGCCGAATCCAAAGGCCATGACGGCAACCCAGAGTACCACCACCGCACCCCAGGCCCAGGGACCAGGCCAGAACAATTCCGACCATCGCCAGGACCGGAGCGTCGTTCGGGCTGGCGCGGAAGCCGGCGTGGAGACGGCGCCAAGGATCCGAGCCTTCAGTTCCGCTGGTGGAGTCCGCCAGGGCTGGGCCGCCATCCGCTCCTCCAGGCGGTCGGCAGCAGGATCGGCGGAGGAGGGACGGTTCATCGGATTTCCTGGTAAAGAGGACGCAGCAGCGTCCGCAGTTTGTCTATTCCGTAGCGGAAGCGGCTCGCCGCCGTATTGGGGGACAGATCCAGCAGGGTGGCGATCTGCTCGAAAGTCAGGCCCTCCCAGAGCTTGAGGTGCACCACGGCCCGCTGGTCGGGCGGCAGCTCCCGCAGGGCGTTGGCGAGCGCCTCGCGGAAGGCGGCTTCGTCCGGATCAATGGTCGGAGCAAACAGCGCAACTGGCTCCGTGGCCATGGCGTCCTCCGTCCGGCGGCGGGAGTCCCGCCGCCGCACGGTGTCCACCACCACATGGTGCGTCATGCGAAGGAGAAAGGCCCGGGCGTCGCGGAGATCCGCAGGCAGGATCTCCCGCCGGGCCAGCCGCATGAAGACCTCCTGCAGCACGTCCCGCGCCTCGGTCTCCGAGCGGGTCAACTGAAGCGCATACGCGAACAGCGCTGCGGCGTGCGCGTCGTAGAGCGGTTCAAGTTTTTCCTCAGGCATCGGCAGGTCCCGGTAAGGACGCATCCCGACCGTTCCCTTGTCTAGGATTGCCTCGAAAAGACGGTCCGGGCCTGGGGGCTCCCCGTCCGGGCCGAAACCGATCGGAGTGCTCCGCAAACCGCGCATCAAAGATCGGTTCCAGCACGTTACTCAGAGTCGCCTGGACCGCCCGGTCCCGCACCGTCGGGATCCCCAACGGGCGCTTCTCAGGCCTTCCGGGCTTCTCAATCCAAACGCGCTTCACCGCCTGGGGCTGGCAGATTCCCTCGCGCAGCCGTCACACCAGCAGGGTCATCTCCGCATGCAGCTCCTCTTCCAGTTGCTTGCAGCTTCGCTGGTCCACACCCGGCGCTCCGTCATTGCGGATCACTTGCCAGGCTCCCAGTTGCGGGTGAGTGGGATCACTCACCTTGTCCATCAGGCTATACCAGCGTCCTCCTTTCACCCAGTTCTTCAGGGCTTCCAGCATGCTGCACCCCGGCTAGGTTCTGGGTCGGAGCGAGCCGGGGAAGAACCGGCTTTACCTCTGCTTTGTTTTAAACTTTTGTTGCCAAGCGCGCCGCAGTTGGCTGGGGAATTCCCAATTGTCCGGGCGGAGCAAAAACGCCAACACCAAATTCTAAGAAACATGAACCATAGGCGATGGTCCCTGTTCCTCCTCCTGGCCATGTTGGGCACTCTAGGCTGGTGGCTCCTGGCGCGCCATCAGAGCCGACCTTCGGTTCTCCGCTGGAACGGTCAGTCGGCCGAATATTGGATCGGACGTTTGAGTTACCACGACCTCGAAGGTGCCGAAGTATCGGCAGAAGAGTTCCTGTTTTCGGCAGGCCCGGAGGTGGTTCCCGTTTTGACCAGCGGGCTGCAGAAGCATGACCATTGGATCTACGACCAGTGGCACGCCCTCTACTTCAAACTGGGGCAATGGCAGCGCTATTTCTCCTTGCCGGTTAACCGGGCGGGCTACCGGGCCAATTGCGCCCGTGGCCTGGGACTGATCGGGCCTCCGGCCTCTGCTGCGGTGCCAAACCTGAAGGTAGCGCTTCGAGACCCGAATCCGGAGGTTCGCAGGGCGAGCCTTGGCGCCCTGGGACGGATTACGCGTGGGACTTCGGGGGTGACCGAACTGTTGGTCGCCGGTTTGGCGGACCCCGATCCCCATCACCGCCTGGCTTGTCTTTGGGCATTGAAGCATTGCCTGCCAGGGCATCCCAAGGCGGCCGAGGCCCTGCGCGGAATCATGGTGGATCCCGATTCCAACTTTCGCGCCATCGCGGCCGAGGCGCTCGGGAGGGACATCACCTCGGCGCACCTGAATTTCCCGCTGCTCACCAACGCCCTCCACGACTCCAGCCTGGCAGTGCGGATGCGCGCCGCCCGCAGCCTTGCCCGGCTCCCGGGCGACCGCACCGGCTCAGCGGACGCCTTGCGGTTCGCCTTGGAGACCAAATTATCGTCAAGGAGCAATGACCTCGACATTCTCATCCTGATCGGTGCGCTAAGCGACTTAGGACCGGACGCCCGTTCGGCGAAACCCCTCCTGCTCCGCCTAAGCCAAACCAACGACGCCTCCGGAGACTACGCACTCATCGGGCTGGGGCGCCTCGAACCGGCTGATCCGCGCTGGACTGAAGAACTGGTGCTGCGTTTGGAACTGTCCAGCACGGGGGATCCCTTCGGCGTGGCCTGGGAACTGGGTCGACGCGGAGAATTCGCCCGCGACGCCCTGCCCGCCTTGGGGAGGCTGGCAACAATGACCAACAACGCCCGTCTGCAAACCATGGCGGCCACCTCCGCATGGCGCATCGATCCCGCCTCGCCGGAGCCCTTCAGCCTCCTGAGCAATTATTTATCCCCGACCTCCGTTTTCGGACGTTACGAAATCGTTCGTTTACTGGGCGAGCTGGGGCCGGCCGGCCGGCCCGCGGCTCCCGCCCTGCGGCGCCTGCTCTACAGCCGCGGAATCATGATGCACGACTATGCACGGGAGGCCCTGGAGTCCGTAGCGCCGGATATTCTCGAGAATCCGTGGAATTAAGTCGCGACAATTCCAACGTCACCCCGCAGCAATTTACTCACTCTCCGTGCGTCCATCCCTGACCCCTTCGTCTCCGCCCAACTCATCCAGAAGCGATGCCCTTTCGAACCGGAAGTGGGCTGATTCTGGGAAGTGGTTTCAGCCCGATCGCGGACCCGGTGAACGTGGTGGGGGAATTTGTGTTCAACGACAATGGTTCTTCCCAGTCGGGCAAATCGCTCGTTGTCAAAGTAGAAGAGGACGAATGCGGCCTCATGCTCCGTGGTGGGCGACGTGCAGCCGTAGGGCAAATTCGGCGAAGTGTACCACCGGCTGCCTGTCCCGGCGAGCTGCGACACCGCTCCAACCCGTTTGGTCGAATTGTTCCTGAGATTCAAAACCCAGAACGACTCGGTTCGATCGTCGGTCGGCATGAATTTTCCACCAGAAACGCGTTCGAGAGCATTGAGGAGGTATTCCCTCACATTGGCTGCCGCCGCGCCTCTGCCGCGAACCAAATGTTTAGTGGAGCATCGCTGATGCGAAATCGGCGGGATTGGCTGTCGAACGGACCCAACGCAGGCGGGGAAGCCTGACGACGACCCGATTTCAGCGTGGCGGACGCAGACTGATGATCATCGGCTGGAGCGGGGGTGAGTTGGCGAGGTCGTTTCGCATTCCTCATTCGCCAAGGCCGCGGCGGGTTGGGTTCGGCATCGGGAAGGCCCCGATCAAGATCTCCCGGGGATGGACAAACTGCCAGGCTCTTTGGCTCGTTAGCCTTGGAAGTCCGTCACGTGAATAGCGGTCTCCCGCTCCCAGTCCGCTGCGGACGCTGGCGTTCCGCCGGCTTGCTCCTGAAATGCGCCTCGTTCACTGCATCCCAAGAAGCCTCCGCTTCACGCCGCTCCTGTTCCTGCCCGCCTGGATGCCCGAAGCCGTCCGGGCCGCTGACTGGCTGGTGCATCCGGTGACCACCCCGTCCGCGGTGACCCGGAGCGCGGACGGCGGACAGCTCACCCTGGCCAACGGGCTGATCCAACGGACTTTCAAGACCGCCCCCAACCTGGCAACCATCAGCCTTCGCAACCTGACCTCCGGAGCGGAGTACGTGCGCGCGATCCGCCCGGAGGCCATCGTGACCTTGAACGGCCGCCGATGGGCAGTCGGTGGGCTCGAGGGGCAGCCCGACCACAGCTATCTTTCGCCCGCCTGGCTCCCCTCGCTGACCGCCGGCACCAACGCCTTCCGGTTTTCCGGACATCGCCTTGGCGCCATCGAGGCGCGCTATCCATGGGAGCCACGCTATGGTGCCACCCCTGCAGCCTGGCCGCCGAAGGGAACGCGCCTGACGCTCGACTTTCAGGCTCCAGAGGATGTGGGGGAATTGCAGGGCGTCACCGTCGCCGTCCACTACGAGATGTACGACGGACTGCCCCTTCTCGCCAAATGGGTGACCGTGTCGAACGCCGGCCCTGATGCGGTGACCGTGAACGCCCTGGAGGCGGAGGTGCTCGCCGTGACGCCCGACCAGCGGGACCGCCTGCTGGTGGACTGCGACGAAAGCCTGCCCTCCAGGGTGGACTGGGTCGCGGATCCGGACTGGCCCACCTTCGTGGCCACCAATCCCGGGGACGCCCGCTTCCTGCCGCGCTCCAGAGAGTATCTGCTGCGCTGCAGCTACCTCCTCGGCCCGTCCGCGTGGGTCCCGCCTGGCGGCCACTTTCAGTCCTTCCGCGTTCATGAACTCCTCCTCGAAGACGACGACCGGGAACGCACCGGACTGGCCCACCGGCGGATGTACCGGACCCTGACGCCCCAGGTCACCGAGAACCCGATCTTCCTGCATCTGCGCAACTCCGATTCCGAGTCCATCCGGCGCGGCGTGGATCAATGTGTCGCGGTCGGATTCGAAATGGTCATTCTCACGTTCTGGAGCGGATTCGACATGGAGAGCGAGGACCCGGAATACATCGCCCGCATCCGGGCCGATTTCGACTACGCCCACAGCCGCGGCATCAAGATCGGAGGTTACGTCCTGCTGTGCACCACCGCCTCCAAGGGCCCGGATCACGACGCCATTGACCCGGCGACCCACAAGCCGGATGGCAGCCTCTGCCTGGGCTCGGGCTACACCGACGCCTATTTCGAGAAGCTGTACCGATTCATGGACGCCACGGGAATGGACGTCATCGAAACGGATGGTCCGTATCACGGCTATGCCTGCGAATCGAGGTCCCACCGCCATCATCGCGGCGTGGAGGACTCGATCTGGGTGCAGTGGGCACGGCAACGCGAATTCTACAGGGCCTGCCTGGAGCGGAGGATCTACATCAATTCACCCGAATGGTATTTTTTTGAGGGCAGCAACAAGTGTCCGATGGGATACCGGGAGGAAAACTGGAGCCTGCCCCGCGAACTGCAGATTGTCATCGGCCGGCAGAACATCTACGACGGCACCTGGCACAAGACCCCGAGCATGGGCTGGATGATGCTGCCGCTGACCGAATATCATGGCGGGGGTCCGGCGGCGACGATCGAGCCGCTGTCCCGGCATCTGGACGCCTATGGCGCCCACCTGGCCCAGAATTTCGGCAGCGGGGTGATCGCGTGCTACCGGGGGCCGCGGCTTTTTGACACCGGGGAAACACGCGACCTCGTGCGTCATTGGACCGCCTTCTACAAGCGGCACCGTGACATTCTCAATTCCGACATCATCCACGTCCGACGTCCCGACGGCCGGGACATTGACTGCATGCTGCACGTCAATCCCGGCCTCGCCGAGCGCGGTCTGGCGATGGTGTACAATCCGCTCGACACCCCGGTGACCCGGACCCTCGATCTGCCGCTCTACTACACCGGTCTCACCGGGAAGGCATCCATCCGCCGGGAGGAGGATGCTCCGGCACTGTACTCCCTGGATGCGAGGGGCGTCGCGACGATTCCGCTGGAAATGGCCCCCCGAAGCGCCACCTGGTTGGTCATCAAGGATTCCAACGGAGGTCCGTAGCTCAGTTCATTCGGACGGCCGTGGTGCCATCGAGGCGCTTGGAAAGATCCACCGGATCCCCCACGGAAACTTCCATCGGGTTCACCTGGTAGGCCCAGACCTCGAAGTACGCGAGCTTGGCTTCGCCATAGATGGTGGAGAGCGCGCCGTCCACGGCATCCAGACCATGGGCGACCTTGATCCGGCCGATCCGGGGCACATTGAAACGCGCATCGAAATTGAACCACGAGCCATCGAGATAGACCTCGAAATAGGCGTGGAAATCCATCGGCGTGCCCGGGTCGGTGAAGCCGATGTCCGGCAGGTGCCCGGTCACGTAACGCGCAGGCAGGTTGAACGCGCGGCACAGCGCAATGGCGCAGTGGGCAAAGTCACGACACACCCCGTAGCGCCGTTCCAGCACCTCGGACGCCGAAAGGTCCGGCCGCCCGGAGGCGAAACGGTACTCAATGTTGCGGTGCAGCCAGTCACAAATGGCCTGAACGCGCTCCGCGCCGTGGAGGGTGTTCCCGAACTGCCGCCAGGCGAAGTCCCGCAGCTTGTCGGAGTCGCAGTACCGGCTCGGCAGCGTGTACCGCAGGAGATCCGTCGGCAGCCAGTTCAGCGGTGTGGGCGTCCGCCCCTGACCCTGCGCATCCGGCAGGGACGACACCGCGACCAGCGCATCGTGGCAGATCTCATTCGAGCCCGGCACCAACATCGCACGGTGGATCAGGTTGCCGAGCGCATCCTGAAACTCATAGGCGGGCAGGCCGTAACCGAAGCTCAGCTTTTCGGAGCACACCATCTGGCGTTCATCAAACCGCGGTCGCAGGACAAACAGGATCGGGGTTGGCACCGTGGTCTCATACACGATCCGGCAGCCGATGCGCACGGTGAGATTCAGGGGGACGAAGTTCACAGGGCGGCCTCCGCCCGGCGAGGGGCTGAAAGGGGGAGGTGGCGGGGAACCGGCTTTTCCATGGCCACACCGTCGCGCGCGCACCGAACGCGCGCCATGAGAAACCCTGGCGAAGTTTTACGACCTCGCGGGGAGTGTGTGACCTGGCGGGCGGGGAAATCCGGGAGCCTTGATCGGGGCCAACGATTGACCAAACCACAACGGGAGGGGTGCCCGGCGGCGGGTCCCCACCCGGCCCGGCCATCCCCCACTCCCATCGGCCAGACCCTGGATCAGCGGTTCGGTTGGGGCGTGTAGCGCAAATAGGGCTTAACGCGTCGGATTCCCCTGGGAAACAGGGTCTCGGCCTCCGCATCGGGAACCGCAGGCGTGATGATGCAATCCTCGCCGTCCTTCCAGTCCGCCGGCGTGGCCACCCGATACTTGGAGGTCAGTTGCAGCGAGTCCACCACCCGCAGGAGTTCCAGGAAATTCCGTCCTGTGGACGCCGGGTAGGTCAGCGTCAGCTTGATCTTCCGGTCGGGTCCGATGACGAAGACCGAGCGAACCGTCGCCTTGTCGTCGGCGTTGGGATGGATCATGTCGTACAGGGTCGCCACGGTGCGCGCGGGATCGGCGATGATCGGGAAGTTCACCGTCGTGCCCTGCGTTTCGTTGATGTCGCGAATCCAGCCCTGGTGGGCCTCCAGCGGATCCACACTGACCGCGGCCACCTTCACATTCCGGCGGGCGAACTCCTCCCGGAGCCTGGCCGTCGCCCCCAGCTCGGTGGTGCACACCGGCGTGTAGTCGGCGGGATGCGAGAACA
This region includes:
- a CDS encoding type II secretion system protein GspG, which codes for MLRGLFFTGILVVTLGALAWAFENWRGERAWQAKVREYAAKGDPLDAPLGGTASVPADQDVFATPLLRPLREYDVVGQEIRWRDTNGVARVDAMTLPRLNTDNMELTDGRTPLASWQEALRETGQFPLPATPGTPASDVLIALDRWKAELEELEAASHRPMARFRTGSEGDLEAYLKFLGRAKSFSGLLQLRSAARLSAGDSNRALADIEFNERWARLMDSEPLMISHLVAIAIETIGTRMAWEGLADHRWNDEQLQRLQALFAARRPRENLARVLRGELRFGLSYMESWLGAAPSTAGSPDTDATPGPAHPATRLPRGWVRQNQISLVRYHELLAARCARWIAGDLPDAQIGEGPVEQLKREGPAIYTTLTLMLAPALERTMEKADRLLTISRMAEIACALERYRLANGGYPETLEALKPTLMSEVPSDPCTGKPFQYRRTGDATFQLYSLGLNGRDDGGRFVRDDTSNDWVWPVAVPMDRKERMF
- a CDS encoding sigma-70 family RNA polymerase sigma factor; this translates as MPEEKLEPLYDAHAAALFAYALQLTRSETEARDVLQEVFMRLARREILPADLRDARAFLLRMTHHVVVDTVRRRDSRRRTEDAMATEPVALFAPTIDPDEAAFREALANALRELPPDQRAVVHLKLWEGLTFEQIATLLDLSPNTAASRFRYGIDKLRTLLRPLYQEIR
- a CDS encoding HEAT repeat domain-containing protein, with translation MNHRRWSLFLLLAMLGTLGWWLLARHQSRPSVLRWNGQSAEYWIGRLSYHDLEGAEVSAEEFLFSAGPEVVPVLTSGLQKHDHWIYDQWHALYFKLGQWQRYFSLPVNRAGYRANCARGLGLIGPPASAAVPNLKVALRDPNPEVRRASLGALGRITRGTSGVTELLVAGLADPDPHHRLACLWALKHCLPGHPKAAEALRGIMVDPDSNFRAIAAEALGRDITSAHLNFPLLTNALHDSSLAVRMRAARSLARLPGDRTGSADALRFALETKLSSRSNDLDILILIGALSDLGPDARSAKPLLLRLSQTNDASGDYALIGLGRLEPADPRWTEELVLRLELSSTGDPFGVAWELGRRGEFARDALPALGRLATMTNNARLQTMAATSAWRIDPASPEPFSLLSNYLSPTSVFGRYEIVRLLGELGPAGRPAAPALRRLLYSRGIMMHDYAREALESVAPDILENPWN
- a CDS encoding alpha-galactosidase; its protein translation is MRLVHCIPRSLRFTPLLFLPAWMPEAVRAADWLVHPVTTPSAVTRSADGGQLTLANGLIQRTFKTAPNLATISLRNLTSGAEYVRAIRPEAIVTLNGRRWAVGGLEGQPDHSYLSPAWLPSLTAGTNAFRFSGHRLGAIEARYPWEPRYGATPAAWPPKGTRLTLDFQAPEDVGELQGVTVAVHYEMYDGLPLLAKWVTVSNAGPDAVTVNALEAEVLAVTPDQRDRLLVDCDESLPSRVDWVADPDWPTFVATNPGDARFLPRSREYLLRCSYLLGPSAWVPPGGHFQSFRVHELLLEDDDRERTGLAHRRMYRTLTPQVTENPIFLHLRNSDSESIRRGVDQCVAVGFEMVILTFWSGFDMESEDPEYIARIRADFDYAHSRGIKIGGYVLLCTTASKGPDHDAIDPATHKPDGSLCLGSGYTDAYFEKLYRFMDATGMDVIETDGPYHGYACESRSHRHHRGVEDSIWVQWARQREFYRACLERRIYINSPEWYFFEGSNKCPMGYREENWSLPRELQIVIGRQNIYDGTWHKTPSMGWMMLPLTEYHGGGPAATIEPLSRHLDAYGAHLAQNFGSGVIACYRGPRLFDTGETRDLVRHWTAFYKRHRDILNSDIIHVRRPDGRDIDCMLHVNPGLAERGLAMVYNPLDTPVTRTLDLPLYYTGLTGKASIRREEDAPALYSLDARGVATIPLEMAPRSATWLVIKDSNGGP
- a CDS encoding transglutaminase family protein, which translates into the protein MNFVPLNLTVRIGCRIVYETTVPTPILFVLRPRFDERQMVCSEKLSFGYGLPAYEFQDALGNLIHRAMLVPGSNEICHDALVAVSSLPDAQGQGRTPTPLNWLPTDLLRYTLPSRYCDSDKLRDFAWRQFGNTLHGAERVQAICDWLHRNIEYRFASGRPDLSASEVLERRYGVCRDFAHCAIALCRAFNLPARYVTGHLPDIGFTDPGTPMDFHAYFEVYLDGSWFNFDARFNVPRIGRIKVAHGLDAVDGALSTIYGEAKLAYFEVWAYQVNPMEVSVGDPVDLSKRLDGTTAVRMN
- a CDS encoding peroxiredoxin — its product is MALRLGDIAPDFTAETTEGVIRFHEWLGDSWGILFSHPADYTPVCTTELGATARLREEFARRNVKVAAVSVDPLEAHQGWIRDINETQGTTVNFPIIADPARTVATLYDMIHPNADDKATVRSVFVIGPDRKIKLTLTYPASTGRNFLELLRVVDSLQLTSKYRVATPADWKDGEDCIITPAVPDAEAETLFPRGIRRVKPYLRYTPQPNR